In one window of Calditrichota bacterium DNA:
- a CDS encoding isoprenylcysteine carboxylmethyltransferase family protein: MTSPSFFRISFFAIFSLLSVMRLYYRAKAGVLTQRPPLRAEGNLVLAVRVLFGVPLLLVTLCYCLDPQRLSWMTVPLPTAARLTGLVLGLAALVVLWAVHHALGANFTTSIVPKAHHTLVQTGPYRWVRHPMYSSYLLLFIAAFLISENLGIGLLGTAIILSLMTLRLRKEEALLIERFGENYRRYMQTTRKFFPAIDPRWYLWRATVLRGEVCGHEPFAQEAHLLPNGGPLSDDV, from the coding sequence ATGACCTCGCCTTCCTTCTTCAGAATCAGCTTCTTTGCCATCTTCAGCCTGCTCAGCGTCATGCGCCTCTACTACCGTGCGAAGGCGGGAGTGCTGACACAGCGGCCCCCTTTGCGAGCAGAAGGCAATCTTGTGCTGGCCGTTCGCGTCCTCTTTGGCGTGCCTCTTCTCTTGGTGACCCTCTGCTACTGCCTTGATCCGCAGAGGTTATCGTGGATGACCGTACCGCTGCCGACGGCAGCGCGCCTGACAGGGCTGGTGCTGGGCCTCGCGGCTCTGGTGGTGCTCTGGGCGGTGCACCACGCCTTGGGAGCCAACTTCACTACCTCCATCGTCCCCAAGGCGCACCACACCCTGGTGCAAACAGGCCCCTACCGCTGGGTCAGGCATCCGATGTATTCGTCATACCTGCTGCTTTTCATAGCAGCCTTCCTGATCTCAGAGAACCTGGGGATCGGGCTCCTGGGGACGGCGATCATCCTCTCCCTGATGACCCTCCGCCTGCGAAAAGAAGAGGCTTTGCTCATCGAGCGGTTCGGAGAGAACTATCGCCGCTACATGCAGACGACCCGTAAGTTCTTTCCAGCCATAGATCCGCGCTGGTATCTGTGGCGGGCGACTGTTCTCCGCGGCGAAGTGTGCGGGCATGAACCATTCGCCCAGGAAGCACATCTCTTGCCCAATGGTGGCCCGCTGAGTGACGATGTCTGA
- a CDS encoding dihydropteroate synthase: MVRNGDNRSPLRTVLSRPSGRTVVIGPEEPVVIIGEKINPTGKKQFAEELRRGDLSSVRRWAQEQTAAGAGVIDINVGTDGVNEVELLPAAVQAAMECTDLPLALDSGNAKAMEAALAICDGKVIINSTTGERQALDTILPLAVRHGAAVIGLCYDEEGISSDPRRRLQVAETIVNKAVGFGIPLADVILDPLALPVSTDTRAAAVTLETARLIREHLGTNLTLGVSNTSFGLPDRAALNLSMLVMAIAMGVNCPIADPTRPEVIKAVLACDLLAGRDEMAARWLHHFRSGAGR, from the coding sequence GTGGTGAGGAACGGCGACAATCGATCTCCCCTGCGCACCGTCCTCAGCCGACCCAGTGGCCGGACAGTGGTGATCGGTCCAGAAGAGCCGGTGGTGATCATCGGCGAAAAGATCAACCCCACCGGGAAGAAGCAGTTCGCCGAGGAGCTGCGTCGCGGCGACCTGTCCAGCGTGCGCCGGTGGGCACAGGAACAAACCGCTGCCGGGGCCGGGGTGATCGACATCAACGTCGGCACAGACGGGGTCAACGAGGTGGAGCTGTTGCCCGCTGCCGTGCAAGCGGCAATGGAGTGCACGGACCTACCGCTGGCCCTCGACAGCGGCAACGCCAAGGCCATGGAGGCAGCGTTGGCGATCTGCGACGGCAAGGTGATCATCAACTCCACCACGGGCGAGAGGCAGGCTCTGGACACGATCCTCCCTCTGGCCGTGCGGCACGGAGCCGCGGTGATCGGCCTGTGCTACGACGAGGAGGGGATCAGCTCCGACCCCCGCCGTCGACTGCAGGTGGCCGAAACGATCGTCAATAAAGCCGTGGGTTTCGGCATCCCCCTCGCAGACGTGATACTTGACCCCCTTGCTCTGCCTGTGAGCACCGACACGCGAGCCGCTGCAGTGACGCTGGAGACGGCGCGGCTGATTCGGGAACACTTGGGCACCAATCTGACTCTGGGCGTGAGTAACACTTCCTTCGGCCTGCCGGATCGAGCCGCGCTCAACCTCAGTATGCTGGTCATGGCCATTGCCATGGGGGTCAACTGTCCCATTGCCGACCCCACGCGACCTGAGGTCATCAAGGCGGTGCTGGCGTGCGACCTCCTGGCGGGCCGTGACGAAATGGCCGCCCGCTGGCTGCACCATTTTCGCAGCGGCGCTGGGCGTTGA
- a CDS encoding DegV family EDD domain-containing protein has product MDGQRLKRAIVAGSHFVIRAQRELDAINVFPVADADTGTNMATTMSSVAEAVAQCEGRSIADVGRVAAESALNGARGNSGAILAQFFEGLRQELRGKWRVSTRAFGRAVLRAAERARQAIANPREGTIITVMRDWAAHFHRHAERKTDFAELLRDSLGEARRSLAETPRKLDVLARAGVVDAGAQGFVHLLEGIVDFIETGRIRGAALRRRIAHRFRLPRTESPDASKYRYCTECLLSESRAGRRSLARLLSPLGDSLIVAGRRAKMRVHLHTDDPQAALQLLAKYGQVSAVKIDDMRALRPPKAQPKRKGIALVTDSSCDLPDDFMREHRIFVVPLTVRFGAQSYLDKFELQPDAFYQKLLTSAVHPTTSQPAPGDVLRIYRQALARHQSVVAIHLAGALSGTLQAAKIAAQQCPKRRVHVVDGKCASIALGLVVEQAVEAIRQGLDVDEVVARAQRAADNVRIYLAVPTLRYLMRSGRVGWLKGGIGTLLGVRPIISLNEQGEAVELAKTLGMKMALEKIVKLAIRHARRLAAPRFAVAHSHAPELGNWLAARLEAATGQQGIWVLDAAPVLGAHVGPGAAAVAVLGMDPA; this is encoded by the coding sequence TTGGACGGGCAGCGCCTGAAGCGGGCGATCGTCGCGGGCTCCCATTTTGTGATTCGCGCACAGCGTGAGCTGGATGCCATCAACGTCTTCCCGGTGGCGGATGCCGACACCGGCACGAACATGGCGACCACGATGTCCTCGGTTGCCGAGGCAGTGGCGCAGTGCGAGGGGCGTTCCATTGCCGATGTGGGCAGAGTGGCTGCCGAATCGGCGCTCAATGGCGCGCGCGGCAACTCCGGGGCGATTCTCGCCCAGTTCTTCGAGGGCTTGCGCCAGGAATTGCGCGGCAAGTGGCGCGTATCCACGCGCGCCTTCGGCAGAGCGGTGTTGCGCGCAGCAGAGCGCGCACGGCAGGCCATTGCCAATCCGCGAGAGGGCACCATCATCACGGTGATGCGCGACTGGGCGGCTCATTTCCACCGCCACGCAGAGCGCAAGACTGACTTTGCCGAACTCCTCCGCGACTCGTTGGGTGAGGCACGGCGCTCCCTGGCCGAGACGCCTCGCAAGTTGGATGTGCTGGCGCGCGCGGGCGTGGTCGACGCGGGCGCGCAAGGTTTTGTGCACCTTCTGGAAGGGATTGTCGACTTTATCGAAACCGGCCGCATTCGAGGCGCGGCGTTGCGACGCCGCATCGCTCACCGTTTCCGCCTGCCGCGCACAGAATCGCCAGACGCGTCAAAGTACCGGTATTGCACAGAATGTCTCCTGTCAGAATCCCGGGCAGGACGCCGCAGCCTGGCGCGGCTGCTCAGCCCGCTGGGGGACTCGCTCATTGTCGCCGGCCGGCGTGCCAAGATGCGCGTCCACCTGCACACCGATGACCCCCAAGCGGCATTGCAACTCCTGGCCAAGTACGGTCAGGTCTCGGCAGTCAAGATTGACGACATGCGCGCGCTCCGCCCTCCCAAGGCGCAGCCAAAGCGCAAAGGCATCGCTTTAGTCACGGACAGTTCCTGCGATTTGCCCGACGACTTCATGCGGGAGCACCGCATTTTCGTGGTGCCGCTCACCGTCCGTTTCGGCGCCCAGTCATACCTGGACAAATTCGAACTCCAGCCGGACGCCTTTTACCAGAAACTGCTCACCTCCGCGGTCCATCCCACCACCTCCCAGCCAGCGCCTGGAGACGTGCTGCGCATCTACCGCCAAGCTTTGGCGAGGCACCAATCCGTGGTGGCGATCCATCTAGCAGGGGCACTGAGCGGCACGCTGCAGGCGGCAAAGATCGCTGCCCAGCAGTGCCCAAAGAGAAGGGTGCACGTAGTGGACGGAAAATGCGCTTCCATCGCCTTGGGCCTGGTGGTTGAGCAGGCAGTGGAGGCTATCCGCCAGGGCCTTGACGTGGATGAGGTGGTGGCACGCGCGCAAAGAGCTGCTGACAACGTGCGCATCTACTTGGCAGTGCCGACCCTGCGCTATTTGATGCGCAGCGGCCGGGTCGGCTGGCTGAAGGGTGGCATCGGCACCCTGCTCGGGGTTAGACCGATCATCAGCCTTAACGAACAGGGCGAGGCGGTGGAGTTGGCAAAGACCTTAGGGATGAAGATGGCTCTTGAGAAGATTGTCAAACTGGCCATCCGCCACGCCCGGAGACTTGCTGCACCCCGCTTTGCCGTGGCGCACTCGCACGCTCCGGAGCTTGGCAACTGGCTGGCGGCCCGCCTCGAGGCGGCCACTGGCCAGCAAGGGATTTGGGTGCTTGATGCCGCCCCGGTGCTCGGCGCGCATGTGGGACCCGGGGCTGCAGCGGTCGCCGTGCTGGGCATGGATCCAGCCTGA
- the plsY gene encoding glycerol-3-phosphate 1-O-acyltransferase PlsY, protein MLKLLIVIVLSYLAGSVPTSIIASKLFRGIDIRDYGSGNAGATNVLRVLGWRIALLVMVVDVGKGFVAARFIAPLAFSAIPDHPALVQILAGTAAVVGHIYTVFAGFRGGKGVGTGAGVMLALYPLATLICAAVFFAVAFATRYVSLASLTAVILLPALLILFRQVFHWPVDAYLLVFAALVAALIVFAHRSNIRRLMAGTENRFGSKRQGTQEAAHE, encoded by the coding sequence ATGCTGAAATTGCTCATCGTGATCGTGCTGAGCTATTTGGCGGGGTCCGTTCCCACCAGCATCATCGCCAGCAAACTGTTTCGCGGCATCGACATCCGCGACTATGGCAGCGGCAACGCCGGTGCCACCAATGTGCTCCGCGTGCTGGGCTGGCGAATTGCCCTCCTGGTGATGGTGGTCGACGTCGGCAAAGGATTTGTCGCGGCGCGATTCATCGCTCCGCTGGCTTTCTCAGCCATTCCTGACCACCCTGCTCTTGTACAGATCCTGGCCGGGACCGCTGCAGTGGTGGGTCACATCTACACCGTTTTCGCCGGCTTCCGCGGCGGCAAAGGGGTCGGCACCGGTGCCGGCGTAATGCTTGCGCTGTATCCTTTGGCCACCCTCATCTGCGCAGCAGTCTTTTTTGCGGTCGCCTTCGCCACTCGCTATGTCTCCTTGGCCTCGCTCACCGCGGTGATCCTCTTGCCCGCGTTGCTCATCCTCTTCAGACAGGTATTCCATTGGCCCGTCGATGCGTACTTGCTGGTGTTCGCGGCCCTGGTCGCGGCGCTCATCGTCTTTGCCCATCGCAGCAACATCCGTAGGCTGATGGCCGGGACCGAAAACCGTTTCGGCAGCAAGCGCCAAGGGACTCAAGAGGCAGCGCACGAATAG
- the rnz gene encoding ribonuclease Z, producing the protein MQVTFLGTGASVPMPNRALPAVTLCHSGVITLFDCGEGTQFQLQRAGLSPHKITCICISHLHGDHFFGLPGLLASQNLMSRAAPLQIVGPLGLGEYLHTTQRLTGTRPSFDLQVTEVAPEHEYVALRLSKATLEIRPLEHTAFCLGFRFVEDDLPGKFDAEKANQLGIPEGPQRAALVRGEPVLLSDGRLVQPEAVVGPPRRGRRVAYCVDTRPCASAALLAERADLLIHDGTFAQDEADRAHETGHSTARQAAEIAARAGARRLILTHISARYVDDVSPLLNESRARFAEAEVASDLMSVTVPLQEGD; encoded by the coding sequence GTGCAGGTGACTTTTCTCGGCACCGGAGCCTCTGTGCCCATGCCCAATCGGGCGCTTCCTGCGGTGACCCTCTGTCACAGCGGAGTGATCACACTCTTCGACTGTGGCGAGGGGACGCAGTTTCAGCTACAGCGCGCGGGCCTCTCGCCCCACAAGATTACCTGCATCTGCATTTCCCACCTGCACGGCGACCACTTCTTTGGGCTGCCTGGGCTCCTGGCCTCGCAGAACCTGATGTCCCGTGCGGCGCCTCTGCAAATCGTCGGGCCGCTGGGCCTGGGCGAGTACCTGCACACAACGCAGCGGCTGACCGGCACCCGACCATCATTTGACCTGCAGGTCACGGAGGTGGCGCCGGAGCATGAGTACGTGGCGCTGCGCCTGTCCAAAGCAACACTCGAAATACGGCCATTGGAGCACACTGCCTTCTGCCTGGGCTTCCGTTTCGTGGAGGACGACCTGCCGGGGAAATTCGACGCAGAGAAGGCGAACCAGCTGGGCATCCCGGAGGGGCCGCAGCGAGCTGCGTTGGTACGGGGCGAGCCAGTCCTCCTCTCCGACGGCAGGCTTGTCCAGCCTGAAGCCGTTGTCGGCCCACCGCGTCGCGGCCGGAGAGTCGCTTACTGTGTCGATACCAGGCCGTGCGCTTCTGCCGCCCTGCTGGCGGAACGTGCTGACCTCCTCATCCACGACGGCACTTTTGCCCAAGACGAAGCCGATCGTGCCCATGAGACCGGCCACTCCACGGCGCGGCAGGCAGCAGAAATTGCGGCGCGCGCCGGTGCACGGCGCCTCATTCTCACCCACATCAGCGCGCGTTACGTGGATGATGTTTCGCCTCTGCTCAATGAGAGTCGGGCTCGGTTTGCAGAAGCAGAGGTCGCCTCAGACCTGATGAGCGTGACCGTGCCACTGCAGGAAGGAGACTGA
- a CDS encoding DMT family transporter yields MLSSSHRTSRLIWALVIVGLLAVSSASILIKLCAAPPLTIAAYRLTIAASVFVAATLVKGGSPLRPFSPPQLRIAVCSGAFLCLHFATWITSLRYTSVASSVVLVQTAPIFVALGSRFILRESVQPLLWLGIGLAMAGGVVIASQDWGSGVDTLQGDLLALAGAVGAAGYWVAGRRLRATIGILHYAAVVYSTAAILLTALALFSGARLGPYPANTLLLLLLIGLVPQVIGHTSFNYGLRFLPASVVSVLVLGEPVGATVLANFILGESVSATKALGGIVILAGVYLTARAGTARTAAAPDTGESG; encoded by the coding sequence ATGCTCTCTTCCTCCCACCGGACCTCGCGCCTGATCTGGGCCCTGGTGATCGTCGGCCTGCTGGCGGTCTCTTCGGCCTCCATTCTCATCAAGCTCTGCGCTGCGCCGCCGCTCACCATCGCTGCCTACCGCCTGACCATCGCCGCCTCCGTGTTCGTAGCCGCCACGCTGGTGAAGGGTGGGTCGCCTCTCCGCCCCTTTTCGCCGCCGCAACTGCGCATTGCGGTTTGCTCTGGCGCCTTCCTCTGTCTTCATTTCGCCACCTGGATCACCTCTCTTCGCTACACCTCGGTTGCCAGCTCCGTGGTCTTGGTGCAAACGGCTCCGATATTCGTCGCCTTGGGTTCCCGCTTCATTCTCCGCGAGAGCGTGCAGCCACTCTTGTGGTTAGGTATCGGCCTTGCCATGGCGGGGGGCGTTGTCATCGCCAGCCAGGATTGGGGTTCAGGGGTGGATACGCTGCAAGGTGACCTTCTGGCCTTAGCTGGAGCAGTAGGGGCAGCAGGCTACTGGGTGGCCGGGAGGCGGTTGCGGGCGACGATTGGCATCTTGCACTACGCCGCGGTCGTGTACAGCACGGCGGCTATCCTGCTCACGGCGCTCGCCCTGTTCAGCGGCGCGCGACTTGGGCCATATCCCGCCAACACCTTGCTCCTGCTTCTGCTGATCGGCTTGGTGCCCCAGGTGATTGGTCACACCAGCTTCAACTACGGTCTGCGCTTCTTGCCGGCTTCGGTGGTCTCAGTGCTGGTCCTCGGCGAACCGGTGGGGGCCACGGTATTGGCCAACTTCATCCTTGGCGAGTCGGTTTCCGCCACAAAGGCACTTGGCGGTATAGTGATTTTGGCAGGAGTGTATCTCACAGCGCGCGCCGGAACGGCAAGGACGGCAGCAGCGCCCGACACGGGAGAAAGCGGTTGA
- a CDS encoding GAF domain-containing protein has product MRRASLEDITVRQVIMHSSFRVIVSGDEVSLPFAEAQQLLGHEVDFLVAGSHAELLRRLDGDGPCLLIAHPQAVAAPDVTAAVRKGWQGEQLLVAILGDGVPANLEPNLVYDVLEPSASSLRLVRLVQNAQSYLRLRRELRTLASQLEEQAQDLHELNQIGIALSSERDLDVLLEMILRKSREITCADAGSLYLVEEIPGAPVDERNPFANKQLRFKLSHNDSLQISYNEFVMPIEKRSIAGYVALTGEPLNIEDAYALPEDAEFSHNRSFDLSTGYRTKSILGIPMRTHKGEIIGVLQLINRKRRWEAKLTSPESIEQEILPFDDKCVHLASSLASQAAVAIENTRLYQEIKELFEGFVRASVLAIEQRDPTTYGHSERVATLSVGIAEVVDRVQTGPYRTVHFTRDQIQQIKYAGLLHDFGKIGVREHVLVKAKKLYPAQLEIIKGRFRYLKRALQQRYTAEKVNYFLTTSREEALRACAYLDEEFARRLRELDDYLEFIIRANEPTVLQQGGLDKLLEIAQLWYEDDGERIRYLDEEEVKLLSITKGSLSDEERAEIESHVTHTYNFLSKIPWTSELKPVPEIAYAHHEKLDGSGYPRRLSAPDIPLQSRMMAIADIYDALTAWDRPYKKAVPPEKALDILTAEVRAGLLDAELFRLFVEAEVYRQVARPQSTP; this is encoded by the coding sequence GTGCGGCGAGCAAGCTTAGAAGACATCACTGTCCGGCAGGTGATCATGCACAGCAGTTTTCGGGTGATTGTCAGTGGGGACGAGGTCAGCCTCCCTTTCGCTGAGGCGCAGCAACTGTTGGGGCACGAAGTTGACTTCTTGGTAGCAGGTTCACACGCTGAGCTGCTGCGCAGGCTCGACGGGGACGGCCCATGTCTCCTCATCGCGCACCCGCAGGCAGTGGCCGCACCAGACGTGACTGCGGCGGTGCGCAAAGGGTGGCAGGGGGAACAGTTGCTTGTAGCGATCCTGGGAGATGGCGTGCCGGCCAACCTCGAGCCGAACCTTGTCTACGATGTGCTGGAGCCAAGCGCTTCGTCGCTGCGCCTGGTGCGGTTGGTGCAAAACGCCCAGTCCTACCTTCGACTGCGCCGCGAGCTCCGCACCCTTGCCTCCCAGTTGGAAGAACAGGCGCAAGACCTGCACGAGCTCAACCAGATAGGCATTGCTCTCTCCTCGGAACGCGACTTGGACGTGCTTCTGGAAATGATCCTGCGCAAGAGCCGGGAGATCACCTGTGCGGACGCAGGCAGTCTTTACCTCGTGGAGGAGATCCCTGGCGCGCCCGTGGATGAGCGCAACCCCTTCGCCAACAAGCAGCTCCGCTTCAAGCTCTCCCATAACGACTCGTTGCAGATCAGCTACAACGAGTTTGTCATGCCCATCGAGAAGCGGAGCATCGCCGGCTATGTGGCACTCACCGGGGAGCCGCTGAACATCGAGGATGCCTATGCCTTGCCCGAGGATGCCGAGTTCAGCCACAACCGCAGCTTCGACCTGAGCACCGGCTACCGCACCAAGTCCATCCTCGGCATCCCCATGCGCACGCACAAGGGGGAAATCATCGGTGTGCTGCAGCTTATTAATCGCAAGCGACGCTGGGAAGCTAAGCTGACCAGCCCAGAGTCCATCGAGCAAGAGATACTGCCCTTCGACGACAAGTGCGTGCACTTGGCCTCGTCCTTAGCCAGCCAGGCAGCAGTAGCTATCGAGAACACACGCCTGTACCAAGAAATCAAGGAGCTCTTCGAAGGCTTCGTGCGCGCCTCTGTGCTGGCCATCGAACAGCGAGATCCCACCACCTACGGCCACTCGGAGCGGGTAGCCACCCTGTCGGTGGGCATCGCCGAGGTGGTTGACCGCGTACAGACTGGGCCATACCGCACCGTGCACTTTACCCGCGACCAGATCCAGCAGATCAAATACGCAGGCTTGCTCCATGACTTTGGCAAGATCGGTGTGCGCGAGCACGTGCTGGTCAAGGCGAAAAAGCTCTACCCGGCACAGCTGGAAATCATCAAAGGGAGGTTTCGCTACCTCAAGCGGGCTTTGCAGCAACGCTACACGGCCGAGAAGGTGAACTACTTTCTGACCACCTCGCGCGAAGAAGCCCTGCGAGCGTGCGCATACCTTGACGAAGAGTTCGCACGCCGGCTGCGCGAGCTGGACGATTACTTGGAGTTCATCATCCGGGCCAACGAACCGACTGTGCTGCAGCAAGGGGGTCTGGACAAGCTCCTCGAGATAGCGCAGCTCTGGTACGAAGATGATGGCGAGCGCATTCGCTACCTGGACGAGGAGGAGGTCAAGCTGCTCTCTATCACCAAGGGGAGCCTGAGCGACGAAGAGCGCGCCGAAATCGAGTCCCACGTCACTCACACCTACAATTTCTTGAGCAAGATCCCCTGGACGTCAGAGCTGAAGCCGGTGCCCGAGATCGCTTACGCGCACCATGAGAAGTTGGACGGCAGCGGCTACCCACGGCGCCTTTCCGCCCCAGACATTCCCCTGCAGTCCAGGATGATGGCCATCGCCGACATCTACGACGCTCTTACGGCGTGGGATCGCCCCTACAAGAAGGCCGTGCCGCCCGAAAAGGCTCTGGATATCCTCACCGCCGAGGTGCGCGCCGGTCTCCTCGATGCAGAGCTCTTCCGCCTGTTCGTCGAGGCGGAGGTCTATCGTCAGGTGGCAAGGCCGCAGTCGACGCCCTGA
- a CDS encoding T9SS type A sorting domain-containing protein has translation MRQARGSWIAPLALFLLASHAWAQELSILKRAIAEHGAQWTAASNWVSELSFAEQQALCGTFLAPPDPTSATLLVLQRPGQLPPVFDWRDNNGNWVSGVRDQGACGSCWDFSAVAQIESWWMIHTQTATPPLDLSEQFVLSCAGIGSCSGGDIGGVLEFARTSGIPPEKCMPYKADDKVPCAEACKDWRAQAVKIPGWGYITFEEALTANIKAAVYRHPVSAHFTVYEDFTAYAGGVYEHVSGKELGGHGILIVGWNDYEQSWICKNSWGPSWGDKGYFRIKWGNCGMGRYMPFIWDALTGGALAVTPARLEISLSPGDSATATVTLRNVGAIPLEYSAIDYQLPVMFHPSPFMAYDSSSWWCGDPAIKGYENHWLQYLETPPLNLSRTSAPRLRWMGMWAVEDPGGAEAPWDGWDGCNVWVSTDNGRTFRVAEPVSPPYDRRSLWSFGNAEQGWNMGVGIPGWTGKSGGWRPVEFDLAAYKGDSVVIRFAFASDMGLCTLDDSTLVGFFVDEIVVSDGQRTLFVDHGEDIGTMRRVGFGVRSAAWLSLVRPAGVIAPGSSVDLGVRVSAATLALGDYPGLLTITTNDTTMPVAEVPLSLTVRPRPEPVIVEDWHLAQNYPNPFNATTTIEYSVPEAGEVSLTLINATGQVVRTMARGWHDVGHYRVVWDARDDWGRSLGSGVYLYRLQLGQRQVRCRKLVLLR, from the coding sequence ATGCGCCAGGCAAGGGGCTCGTGGATAGCGCCCCTTGCCCTTTTCCTGCTGGCCTCCCACGCCTGGGCCCAGGAGCTCAGCATTCTAAAGCGGGCCATCGCCGAGCACGGCGCGCAATGGACCGCGGCGAGCAATTGGGTGAGCGAGCTCTCCTTCGCAGAGCAGCAGGCGCTGTGTGGGACTTTTCTCGCGCCGCCCGATCCAACCAGCGCCACCCTCCTTGTCTTACAGCGCCCGGGGCAGCTCCCGCCGGTATTCGACTGGCGCGACAACAACGGCAACTGGGTCAGCGGCGTGCGCGACCAGGGCGCCTGTGGCAGCTGCTGGGACTTTTCGGCGGTTGCGCAAATCGAGTCCTGGTGGATGATCCATACCCAGACGGCCACGCCGCCCCTGGACCTCTCCGAGCAGTTCGTCCTCTCCTGCGCCGGGATTGGCTCCTGCTCCGGCGGGGACATCGGCGGAGTGCTGGAGTTCGCCCGCACCTCTGGCATCCCGCCCGAAAAGTGCATGCCTTACAAAGCAGACGATAAAGTTCCCTGTGCCGAGGCGTGCAAAGACTGGCGCGCCCAGGCAGTGAAGATCCCCGGCTGGGGATACATCACCTTTGAGGAAGCTCTCACCGCAAACATCAAGGCGGCGGTCTACCGGCATCCCGTCTCAGCCCATTTCACCGTCTACGAGGACTTTACCGCGTACGCAGGCGGCGTGTACGAGCACGTGTCGGGCAAAGAGCTCGGCGGTCACGGCATCTTGATTGTCGGGTGGAACGACTACGAGCAGAGCTGGATTTGCAAGAACAGCTGGGGCCCATCTTGGGGGGACAAGGGGTACTTCCGCATCAAGTGGGGCAATTGCGGCATGGGCCGTTACATGCCTTTCATCTGGGATGCGCTCACTGGAGGCGCTTTGGCCGTCACACCTGCCCGGCTGGAAATATCACTCTCCCCGGGGGATTCAGCGACAGCTACCGTCACGCTGCGCAACGTGGGCGCCATCCCCCTCGAGTACTCCGCCATCGACTATCAGTTGCCAGTCATGTTCCATCCCAGCCCGTTCATGGCGTACGACTCGTCGAGCTGGTGGTGCGGCGACCCGGCTATCAAGGGGTACGAGAATCACTGGCTGCAGTATCTGGAGACGCCGCCGCTGAATTTGTCCCGCACCTCGGCGCCCCGCCTGCGCTGGATGGGGATGTGGGCAGTGGAGGACCCCGGCGGTGCTGAAGCCCCGTGGGACGGCTGGGATGGATGCAACGTGTGGGTTTCCACCGACAACGGCCGTACCTTCCGCGTGGCCGAGCCTGTCTCGCCTCCCTATGACCGCCGCAGCCTGTGGAGCTTCGGCAATGCTGAACAGGGCTGGAACATGGGCGTGGGCATCCCAGGTTGGACCGGCAAGAGCGGCGGCTGGCGGCCAGTGGAATTCGACCTTGCGGCCTACAAGGGGGACAGCGTGGTGATCCGCTTCGCCTTTGCCTCCGACATGGGCCTCTGCACGCTGGACGACTCGACGCTGGTGGGCTTTTTCGTAGACGAAATCGTGGTAAGCGACGGGCAGCGCACCCTGTTCGTCGACCACGGCGAGGACATAGGGACGATGCGGCGCGTCGGCTTCGGCGTGCGGAGCGCCGCGTGGCTGAGCCTTGTCCGTCCGGCAGGCGTCATTGCACCCGGCAGCTCGGTCGACTTGGGCGTGAGAGTGTCCGCAGCGACCCTTGCCCTGGGCGACTACCCCGGTCTTCTCACCATCACCACCAACGACACGACTATGCCCGTTGCCGAGGTGCCTTTGTCCCTCACCGTGCGCCCCCGGCCAGAGCCGGTCATCGTCGAAGACTGGCACCTGGCCCAGAACTACCCCAATCCCTTCAATGCCACAACCACCATCGAGTACAGCGTCCCGGAAGCTGGGGAGGTGAGCCTCACTCTCATAAATGCTACGGGCCAGGTGGTGCGCACCATGGCACGCGGATGGCACGACGTGGGGCACTACCGCGTCGTCTGGGATGCACGCGATGACTGGGGCAGGTCGTTAGGGAGCGGCGTCTACCTCTATCGGCTGCAACTGGGCCAGCGGCAGGTGCGCTGTCGCAAATTGGTGCTCCTCCGGTAA